Proteins encoded by one window of Streptomyces uncialis:
- a CDS encoding serine hydrolase domain-containing protein — translation MNDRSPNPMSRRAATRAGVLMLATAGLVGTLAPQAPAASAAPAAPAASATPTTGAPARVTGVDPAERLRVLRTVVDSGAATWDMARIVEGGRTVWKGAAGTAVRGTGRQVDPAGRFRIGSITKTFTATVVLQLVGEGRITLDEPVETYLPGVLPDGDRITVRQLLNHTSGLYDYTDDPRYVPVDDAGLARWVRTDRWRTYSAATMVAEASERAPHFPPGQGWRYSNTNYLVAGMLVQRVTGRTWNQEVERRIVRPLRLRDTSMPSASPLIRGPHARNYTRLPTGPVDTTELNPSVAGAGGAGVSSTADLARFHSALFRGTLLRPAELTEMKRTVPTGLGVRYGLGIQRLDSLDGLGCGPLWGHAGGIHGSAAYLFGDADGHRQGVTAVSLYGRADTNAIVTRLNEAVACTGKGGAA, via the coding sequence ATGAACGACCGCTCGCCGAACCCGATGTCCCGACGGGCCGCCACGCGCGCCGGGGTGCTGATGCTGGCCACAGCCGGCCTGGTGGGCACCCTGGCCCCGCAGGCACCCGCCGCTTCCGCCGCACCCGCCGCACCCGCCGCTTCCGCCACGCCGACCACCGGTGCGCCGGCCCGGGTCACCGGCGTCGATCCGGCCGAACGGCTGCGCGTACTGCGGACGGTGGTAGACAGCGGGGCGGCCACCTGGGACATGGCCCGGATCGTGGAGGGCGGCCGTACGGTGTGGAAGGGCGCGGCCGGCACGGCCGTGCGGGGCACCGGGCGGCAGGTCGACCCGGCCGGACGGTTCCGGATCGGCAGCATCACCAAGACCTTTACCGCCACGGTGGTGCTCCAACTGGTCGGCGAGGGGCGGATAACGCTCGACGAGCCCGTGGAGACCTACCTGCCCGGAGTGCTCCCCGACGGTGACCGCATCACCGTCCGCCAACTGCTCAACCACACGAGCGGCCTGTACGACTACACCGACGACCCCCGGTACGTCCCCGTGGACGACGCCGGGCTCGCGCGCTGGGTGCGTACCGACCGCTGGCGGACGTACTCGGCGGCGACGATGGTGGCCGAGGCGTCCGAGCGTGCCCCACACTTCCCGCCGGGGCAGGGCTGGCGGTACTCCAACACCAACTACCTCGTCGCCGGGATGCTCGTCCAGCGAGTGACGGGCCGCACCTGGAACCAGGAGGTGGAACGGCGGATCGTCCGCCCGCTGCGGCTGCGGGACACGTCCATGCCATCCGCCTCACCCCTGATCCGGGGCCCGCACGCCCGCAACTACACCCGGCTGCCAACCGGTCCGGTGGACACCACCGAGCTGAACCCGTCCGTCGCCGGGGCGGGCGGGGCCGGTGTCTCCTCCACGGCCGACCTGGCACGTTTCCACTCGGCCCTGTTCCGCGGCACCCTGCTGCGCCCCGCCGAGCTGACCGAGATGAAGCGCACCGTCCCGACCGGGCTCGGCGTGCGGTACGGGCTGGGAATCCAGCGCCTCGACTCACTCGACGGGCTGGGCTGCGGGCCGCTGTGGGGCCACGCGGGCGGCATACACGGCAGCGCGGCCTATCTGTTCGGTGACGCGGACGGCCACCGGCAGGGCGTCACCGCGGTGAGCCTGTACGGCAGGGCCGACACCAACGCGATCGTCACCCGGTTGAACGAGGCCGTCGCCTGTACGGGGAAGGGTGGCGCGGCGTAG
- a CDS encoding aminoglycoside N(3)-acetyltransferase produces the protein MSTTLQAGPLCTRESLAHELRGLGVTPGETLLVHSSLGSLGWVCGGAVTVVRALLDVLGTDGTLVVPTHSGDNSDPAGWVNPPVPESWWADIRRSMPPYDADLTPCFGVGIVPETVRGWPGAVRSAHPQTSFAAVGPRATGITDGHAPDCRLGERSPLARLEAAGARVLLLGTGYGACTAFHLAEYRVPSPTADNSFAVMTSGGRRWTTVRDVAIREDRFDELGAAFEKEHPVVRGPVGAAEARLFPLADAVAHATGWLAEHRPWPAHD, from the coding sequence ATGTCTACGACGCTCCAGGCCGGGCCGCTCTGTACACGTGAGTCGCTGGCCCATGAACTGCGGGGGCTGGGCGTGACCCCCGGCGAGACCTTGCTCGTGCACTCCTCCCTCGGTTCGCTGGGCTGGGTGTGCGGCGGCGCCGTCACCGTCGTCCGCGCGCTCCTCGATGTCCTGGGTACGGACGGGACCCTCGTGGTGCCGACGCACTCCGGTGACAACTCGGACCCCGCCGGGTGGGTGAACCCGCCGGTGCCCGAGTCATGGTGGGCGGACATCCGCCGGTCGATGCCCCCGTACGACGCGGACCTCACCCCCTGTTTCGGGGTCGGGATCGTCCCGGAGACGGTGCGCGGCTGGCCGGGAGCCGTGCGCAGCGCGCATCCGCAGACCTCCTTCGCGGCCGTCGGTCCGCGTGCCACGGGCATCACGGACGGCCACGCACCGGACTGCCGCCTCGGGGAGCGCAGCCCGCTCGCCCGGCTGGAGGCGGCCGGGGCGCGGGTGCTGCTGCTCGGGACGGGCTACGGCGCCTGCACCGCGTTCCATCTGGCCGAGTACCGGGTGCCGTCGCCGACGGCCGACAACTCCTTCGCGGTCATGACGTCCGGGGGCCGCCGCTGGACCACCGTGCGGGACGTCGCGATCCGCGAGGACCGGTTCGACGAGCTGGGCGCGGCGTTCGAGAAGGAACACCCCGTGGTCCGTGGCCCGGTGGGCGCGGCCGAGGCCCGGCTGTTCCCGCTCGCCGACGCGGTCGCCCACGCCACCGGCTGGCTCGCGGAGCACCGGCCGTGGCCCGCGCATGACTGA
- a CDS encoding glycerophosphodiester phosphodiesterase, producing MSVRSLRTSAAFLAFLVTATLTALSVPVPAGAVPTEEGRGAAGKEVVLATGFPGKALPPGFRAVEGNWEVRDGRLHGSSAHSGVLSRITFGAHLKNFRMEVTARFESVTDPSRWAALGLDVPADGSVPWSLATVRSGTTAANGLEFARRTAGNTWDVTDTGPAPSAVGTGRDVRLAVEVHGSRARWSVDGREALRTSRVARSADGVEALVVNGATVSFDDLRITALPDRGHLRPPGAPLTVIAHRGASSAAPENTLVADEVGRRGGAEYIENDVQPSKDGVPYVLHDSTVDRTTDGSGAVRELTSAQLDALDAGSWFGPAFAGNRVPTLAAQLGDLRERGGDMLLEIKGRHSRDEVATIVRIIREQRMTDRVFVQSFEPDALRYTRELAPELPLGLLRGTLDADPVAVARELGLTSYNPSDAALGARPGAVAELRDAGVAVMVWTVDSPDRWAALEEAGVDAVITNRPAELVGWNAASRQHRPTAPAVAVTSPAPGARLDRAQVPVAAVQSSGAASTRLTLDGRPVEAGEPLDLTALGAGEHTLRATVTGPGGTATAESAFTLRASRTGLAHLILTSGAADHHVATLTTMLGHGHYRQLARWAEHGRGLPAPRAALIAKEARALAGG from the coding sequence ATGTCAGTCCGATCGCTTCGTACGTCAGCCGCGTTCCTGGCGTTCCTGGTGACCGCCACGCTCACCGCCCTGTCCGTCCCCGTGCCCGCGGGGGCCGTTCCCACCGAGGAGGGCAGGGGGGCGGCCGGGAAGGAGGTGGTGCTGGCCACCGGGTTCCCCGGTAAGGCGCTGCCTCCTGGATTCCGTGCCGTCGAGGGGAACTGGGAGGTGCGGGACGGCCGGTTGCACGGCTCGTCCGCCCATTCCGGGGTCCTGAGCCGGATCACCTTCGGTGCGCACCTCAAGAACTTCCGGATGGAGGTGACCGCCCGGTTCGAGTCGGTGACGGACCCCTCCCGGTGGGCCGCGCTGGGGCTGGACGTGCCCGCGGACGGTTCGGTGCCGTGGTCGCTGGCCACCGTGCGCAGTGGTACCACCGCCGCGAACGGACTGGAGTTCGCCCGGCGTACGGCCGGGAACACCTGGGACGTGACCGACACCGGACCGGCCCCGTCGGCCGTCGGCACCGGCCGTGACGTGCGGCTCGCGGTGGAGGTCCATGGTTCCCGGGCCCGCTGGTCCGTCGACGGGCGTGAGGCCTTGCGTACCAGCCGGGTGGCCCGTTCGGCGGACGGTGTCGAGGCGCTCGTCGTCAACGGCGCGACCGTGTCCTTCGACGATCTGCGGATCACGGCGCTGCCCGACCGAGGCCATCTCCGGCCGCCGGGTGCCCCGTTGACCGTGATCGCGCACCGCGGCGCCTCGTCCGCGGCGCCGGAGAACACCCTGGTCGCCGACGAGGTGGGTCGCCGTGGCGGGGCCGAGTACATCGAGAACGACGTCCAGCCCAGCAAGGACGGCGTCCCGTACGTGCTGCACGACAGCACCGTCGACCGCACCACCGACGGCAGCGGGGCGGTCCGCGAGCTGACCTCGGCCCAACTGGACGCGCTGGACGCCGGGTCGTGGTTCGGTCCCGCCTTCGCCGGGAACCGGGTGCCCACCCTCGCCGCGCAGCTGGGCGATCTGCGGGAGCGGGGTGGTGACATGCTGCTGGAGATCAAGGGCAGGCACTCCCGCGACGAGGTCGCCACGATCGTCCGGATCATCCGTGAGCAGCGGATGACCGACCGGGTCTTCGTACAGAGCTTCGAGCCCGACGCGCTCCGGTACACCCGTGAGCTGGCGCCCGAACTTCCCCTGGGTCTGCTGCGCGGCACCCTGGACGCCGATCCGGTGGCCGTGGCGAGGGAACTCGGCCTCACCTCGTACAACCCGTCCGACGCGGCGCTGGGCGCGCGGCCCGGGGCGGTGGCCGAACTGCGGGACGCCGGGGTCGCGGTGATGGTGTGGACCGTCGACAGTCCCGACCGCTGGGCGGCCCTGGAGGAGGCCGGTGTGGACGCCGTCATCACCAATCGTCCCGCCGAACTCGTCGGCTGGAACGCGGCGTCCCGGCAGCACCGTCCCACGGCACCGGCCGTGGCGGTGACGTCCCCGGCCCCCGGCGCGCGGCTGGACCGGGCGCAGGTGCCGGTGGCGGCCGTGCAGTCGTCGGGCGCCGCCTCGACGCGGCTGACGCTGGACGGCCGTCCGGTCGAGGCGGGCGAGCCGCTGGACCTGACCGCGCTCGGCGCCGGTGAGCACACCCTGCGGGCCACGGTCACCGGTCCCGGCGGCACGGCCACCGCCGAGTCGGCCTTCACCCTCCGGGCGTCCCGGACCGGGCTGGCCCATCTGATCCTGACCTCGGGCGCCGCCGACCACCATGTCGCGACCCTCACCACCATGCTGGGCCACGGCCACTACCGGCAGCTGGCCCGCTGGGCCGAGCACGGCCGGGGCCTGCCCGCGCCACGCGCGGCGCTGATCGCGAAGGAGGCCCGCGCGCTCGCCGGCGGGTGA
- a CDS encoding bifunctional serine/threonine-protein kinase/glutamate ABC transporter substrate-binding protein: protein MARVIDGRFELLTRLGGGGMGLVWRARDLALNREVALKEVRPPDPALAEYDPEGARALRARVLREAQALALIDHPNVVTIHHIVDGGEHPYPWLVMELVTGGSFQERLDQGGPLSPVAAAGIGRGVLAGLRAVHAAGIQHRDIKPPNILLRPDGRPVLTDFGIAAIQGSTALTIAGSVIGTPDYMAPERVGGQDGGPAADLWSLALMLYVAVEGRHPLRRANTLATLAAVLSEDVPPPRQAGPLASALMAVLVRDPAARPDAEELDELLAAAESGTTAVPRSPRGTPPGPAAQPDPDAVPGEPTSYALAPPERPAEPADSSPSPSLSPSPSRREPSVVLSRPPGPPPSGDPRRIRRRRGFAYAALVAVPLVGVLVWNLLPDSGDDPDAAGGGRSTKSPQVSGSSGAGQLTVGIKFDQPGFGERDQDGKFKGFDVDVATYIARHLGRDPADIVWKEAVAFERESMLKEQEVDLMVATYTMNESREEEIDFVGPYLVAHQDVLMSIDNMAIARPYHLNGKKVCSVTGTSPGRTLQNTVATQAVLVERPGYTQCLTDLANGTVDAVTTDDALLAGYAELNPGKYRLGGFKMSDERYGIGLPPNSLLKQRVQAALDKMIADGSWKKALTRNLPLLQRDSPTS, encoded by the coding sequence GTGGCGCGGGTGATCGACGGCCGGTTCGAGCTGCTGACACGGCTCGGCGGCGGTGGCATGGGACTGGTGTGGCGGGCGCGCGACCTGGCGCTGAACCGCGAGGTGGCCCTGAAGGAGGTACGCCCCCCGGACCCGGCGCTCGCCGAGTACGACCCCGAGGGCGCCCGCGCGCTGCGCGCCCGGGTACTGCGCGAGGCCCAGGCCCTGGCCCTGATCGACCACCCCAATGTGGTCACCATCCACCACATCGTGGACGGCGGCGAACACCCCTACCCTTGGCTCGTCATGGAGCTGGTCACCGGGGGCTCGTTCCAGGAGCGGCTCGACCAGGGCGGCCCCCTCTCCCCGGTGGCGGCGGCCGGGATCGGGCGCGGGGTGCTCGCCGGGCTGCGGGCCGTGCATGCCGCGGGCATCCAGCACCGGGACATCAAACCCCCGAACATCCTGCTGCGCCCGGACGGCCGTCCCGTCCTCACCGACTTCGGCATCGCGGCCATCCAGGGCTCCACCGCCCTCACGATCGCCGGTTCCGTCATCGGCACCCCCGACTACATGGCCCCCGAACGAGTCGGCGGTCAGGACGGCGGCCCGGCGGCCGACCTCTGGTCGCTGGCCCTGATGCTGTACGTCGCGGTCGAGGGCCGCCATCCGCTGCGCCGGGCCAACACCCTCGCCACCCTCGCCGCGGTGCTCAGCGAGGACGTGCCACCGCCCCGGCAGGCCGGCCCGCTCGCGTCGGCCCTGATGGCCGTCCTGGTACGGGACCCGGCGGCGCGGCCCGACGCCGAGGAACTGGACGAACTGCTGGCCGCAGCGGAGTCGGGGACGACGGCGGTGCCCAGGTCCCCGCGCGGTACGCCTCCGGGCCCGGCCGCGCAGCCGGATCCGGACGCCGTTCCCGGTGAGCCGACCTCCTACGCCCTGGCACCCCCCGAGCGGCCCGCCGAGCCTGCCGACTCGTCCCCGTCCCCCTCCCTGTCGCCGTCTCCGTCCCGGCGGGAGCCCTCCGTGGTTCTTTCCCGGCCCCCCGGGCCGCCGCCTTCGGGGGACCCGCGGCGGATCCGGCGCAGACGCGGCTTCGCGTACGCGGCGCTCGTGGCCGTCCCGCTCGTCGGCGTCCTCGTGTGGAACCTGCTCCCGGACAGCGGCGACGACCCCGACGCCGCGGGCGGCGGACGTTCCACCAAGTCGCCCCAGGTGTCCGGTTCGAGCGGTGCCGGGCAGCTGACCGTCGGGATCAAGTTCGACCAGCCCGGCTTCGGGGAGCGGGACCAGGACGGCAAGTTCAAGGGCTTCGACGTGGACGTGGCCACCTACATCGCCCGCCATCTGGGCCGCGACCCCGCCGACATCGTGTGGAAGGAAGCCGTGGCCTTCGAGCGCGAGTCGATGCTCAAGGAGCAGGAGGTCGATCTGATGGTGGCCACGTACACGATGAACGAAAGCCGGGAGGAGGAGATCGACTTCGTCGGCCCCTACCTCGTGGCCCATCAGGACGTGCTGATGAGCATCGACAACATGGCCATCGCCAGGCCGTACCACCTGAACGGCAAGAAGGTCTGCTCGGTGACCGGTACCTCTCCCGGGCGCACTCTCCAGAACACGGTCGCCACCCAGGCCGTGCTCGTGGAGCGTCCCGGATACACCCAGTGCCTGACCGATCTGGCGAACGGCACGGTGGACGCGGTCACCACCGACGACGCGCTGCTCGCCGGGTACGCGGAGCTGAACCCCGGCAAGTACCGTCTCGGCGGCTTCAAGATGAGCGACGAGAGGTACGGTATCGGCCTTCCGCCGAACAGCCTCCTCAAGCAGAGGGTGCAGGCGGCGCTGGACAAGATGATCGCGGACGGTTCCTGGAAGAAGGCCCTGACGCGCAACCTCCCGCTGCTGCAACGGGACTCACCTACCTCGTGA
- a CDS encoding sulfite exporter TauE/SafE family protein, producing MDWVAGLGGLTAGLLIAVVTAPVGVSGAVFLLPVQLSVFGVPNPAVTPTNLLFNVVAGPGALWRYRRHGTLRGPLTRRLVLGTLPGVVAGAALRVFVLPGPAVFRLLIAALLLPLGLWLCARTLRPARRGPGGEPSPRTVTALALAVGVVGGIYGIGGGSLLGPVLVGRGMPVARVAPAALAATFATSVVGAATFALLSLVSDGTVAPDWFLGLSCGLGGLVGGYLGALLQPRLPDTALRLLLGTLATTTGAVYAAQTLA from the coding sequence GTGGACTGGGTGGCCGGGCTGGGCGGGCTGACCGCCGGACTGCTGATCGCGGTGGTCACCGCGCCGGTGGGGGTGTCGGGCGCGGTGTTCCTGCTCCCGGTCCAGCTCAGTGTGTTCGGCGTACCCAACCCGGCGGTCACCCCGACCAATCTGCTCTTCAACGTCGTCGCCGGGCCCGGCGCCCTGTGGCGCTACCGGCGGCACGGCACCCTGCGCGGCCCGCTGACCCGGCGTCTGGTCCTCGGCACACTCCCGGGTGTGGTCGCCGGGGCCGCGCTGCGGGTGTTCGTCCTGCCCGGTCCCGCCGTCTTCCGGCTCCTCATCGCCGCGTTGCTGCTGCCCCTGGGCCTGTGGCTGTGTGCCCGCACCCTGCGACCGGCCCGGAGGGGACCGGGCGGCGAACCGTCCCCGCGGACGGTCACCGCCCTCGCCCTCGCCGTCGGTGTGGTCGGCGGGATCTACGGCATCGGCGGCGGTTCCCTCCTGGGGCCGGTGCTCGTCGGCCGGGGGATGCCGGTCGCCCGGGTCGCGCCCGCGGCGCTCGCCGCGACCTTCGCGACCTCGGTGGTCGGCGCCGCCACCTTCGCACTGCTGTCGCTCGTCAGCGACGGGACCGTCGCCCCGGACTGGTTCCTCGGCCTGTCCTGCGGTCTCGGCGGACTGGTCGGCGGCTACCTCGGCGCCCTGCTCCAGCCCCGCCTCCCCGACACCGCGCTACGGCTCCTCCTCGGCACCCTCGCCACGACGACCGGGGCGGTGTACGCGGCCCAGACGCTGGCGTGA
- a CDS encoding ABC transporter substrate-binding protein, translating into MSRHDLRAARRWTAAAVLAALLAGCGTSTDGGDAGEDGRAASERTDVRVEPIAERRKITDAKGETVATPAPPRRVVCLVALCDDMLAELGMTPTATNSQLLAHPRFLGKAKAARVPVVPGGFLSPEAEAILSHEPDLVIGLGDTHGKLAPALKGATVFWPVQPARWQDSVGYLRDLAALTGRTTEGEAAERAFREKLARAERARSERTALVIFGSDENFGVATEGNDVAAGLLPKIASYPWRSRGVEGSYSMEEILARDVDVLFVETLSFGGPAEGKLSEKLAKNPLWSRIPAVRNGAVHEVDPEVWAKGRGTRSLGIVLDEATAKLK; encoded by the coding sequence ATGTCCCGACACGATCTGCGGGCGGCCCGGCGCTGGACCGCCGCCGCCGTACTGGCGGCCCTGCTGGCAGGCTGCGGCACGAGCACGGACGGCGGCGACGCCGGAGAGGACGGCCGGGCCGCCTCGGAACGGACCGACGTGCGGGTCGAACCCATAGCGGAGCGCCGGAAGATCACCGACGCCAAGGGTGAGACCGTCGCCACCCCCGCACCACCCCGGCGCGTGGTCTGCCTGGTCGCCCTCTGCGACGACATGCTCGCCGAACTCGGGATGACCCCCACCGCCACCAACAGCCAACTCCTCGCCCACCCGCGCTTCCTGGGCAAGGCCAAGGCGGCGCGCGTCCCCGTCGTCCCCGGCGGATTCCTCAGCCCCGAGGCCGAGGCGATCCTGTCCCACGAGCCGGACCTGGTCATCGGCCTCGGTGACACCCACGGCAAGCTCGCCCCCGCGCTGAAGGGCGCCACGGTCTTCTGGCCCGTGCAGCCCGCCCGCTGGCAGGACAGTGTCGGCTACCTCCGGGACCTCGCCGCGCTCACCGGCCGCACCACCGAGGGCGAGGCGGCCGAACGCGCGTTCCGCGAGAAGCTGGCCCGCGCCGAGCGGGCCCGCAGCGAGCGGACCGCGCTGGTCATCTTCGGCAGCGACGAGAACTTCGGGGTCGCCACCGAGGGCAACGACGTCGCCGCCGGACTCCTCCCCAAGATCGCCTCCTACCCCTGGCGCAGCCGCGGGGTGGAGGGCTCCTACAGCATGGAGGAGATCCTGGCCCGGGACGTGGACGTCCTCTTCGTCGAAACTCTCTCCTTCGGCGGCCCCGCCGAGGGCAAGCTGTCCGAGAAGCTCGCCAAGAACCCGCTCTGGTCGCGCATCCCGGCCGTCAGGAACGGCGCGGTGCACGAGGTCGACCCCGAGGTATGGGCCAAGGGCCGCGGCACCCGGTCCCTCGGGATCGTCCTCGACGAGGCCACGGCCAAGCTGAAGTGA
- a CDS encoding FecCD family ABC transporter permease, with product MAVLCALLALAVGALTLGTPYVPLAALPHEFVVTELRLPRLVLALVAGACLGAAGLVLQEALRNPLAVPEMLGVSSGAALGVAAPLVLALSVPLAVQPLLALAGAALGGALTLLAAGLGRSPSAVLLTGAAVTAALQSALLVLMVLADQLDLQLIYRYLLGSLSARTWHDVTGLWPWLAVALPALALCAPVLSVLRLGDDDARALGVRVGRARLAALAIAIVLIAPVVAVCGPVAWVGFLAPQLARRLRPGADAVRWLPWSAAWGAVIVACADLPARLALAPVETPVGAWTALLGVPAGVALLRARGRGHPPPGGGRRTRSAAVTAPRDADPGERRTTALPETDGGTR from the coding sequence CTGGCCGTGCTCTGCGCGCTTCTCGCGCTCGCCGTCGGCGCGCTCACCCTCGGCACCCCCTATGTGCCCCTCGCCGCGCTGCCGCACGAGTTCGTGGTGACCGAACTGCGGCTGCCCCGGCTGGTGCTCGCCCTGGTCGCGGGCGCCTGTCTGGGCGCCGCCGGACTCGTCCTCCAGGAAGCGCTGCGCAACCCGCTCGCCGTCCCCGAGATGCTGGGCGTCTCCTCGGGGGCCGCGCTCGGGGTGGCCGCCCCGCTGGTCCTCGCCCTGTCCGTACCGCTCGCCGTGCAACCGTTGCTCGCGCTGGCCGGCGCCGCCCTCGGCGGCGCCCTCACCCTGCTCGCGGCGGGTCTCGGCCGCAGCCCCTCCGCCGTACTGCTCACCGGCGCGGCCGTCACCGCCGCCCTCCAATCGGCGCTGCTGGTACTGATGGTGCTCGCCGACCAGCTCGACCTCCAGCTCATCTACCGCTATCTGCTGGGCAGTCTCTCGGCGCGCACCTGGCACGACGTGACGGGGCTGTGGCCCTGGCTCGCCGTCGCGCTGCCCGCCCTGGCACTGTGCGCGCCCGTCCTGTCGGTGCTGCGTCTCGGTGACGACGACGCGCGCGCCCTCGGCGTCCGGGTCGGCCGGGCCCGGCTCGCCGCGCTGGCGATCGCCATCGTGCTCATCGCACCCGTGGTCGCGGTCTGCGGGCCGGTCGCCTGGGTGGGCTTCCTCGCCCCCCAGCTCGCCCGGCGGCTGCGCCCAGGGGCGGACGCCGTCCGCTGGCTGCCCTGGTCGGCGGCCTGGGGTGCGGTCATCGTGGCCTGCGCCGACCTCCCCGCCCGGCTCGCCCTCGCCCCGGTCGAGACCCCCGTCGGCGCCTGGACCGCGCTGCTCGGGGTGCCCGCGGGCGTCGCCCTGCTCCGGGCCCGGGGACGCGGCCACCCGCCGCCCGGCGGCGGTCGCCGCACGCGTTCGGCCGCCGTCACCGCGCCCCGGGACGCCGACCCGGGGGAACGGCGCACGACGGCCCTCCCCGAGACGGACGGAGGCACCCGATGA
- a CDS encoding FecCD family ABC transporter permease: MKRLLILALAVVAVGCADLVAGRALGPSDVWRVLSGGGDPLARHIVLELRLPRTLVALGAGACLGLAGTVLQAALRNPLAGPEVTGVTPGAVLGAVAATGLGLAGWESPAAVVAAAMIGGFAGAGLLWLLAGREADDPVGTAVYGVLVSAVLSGLTAMVLLVAPGELGSVVQWLVGSTEGRVWDHWTLLWPWALLWALAAWTLAAPLTLLRCGDEQAAALGLRTGPARVAALVCAVALTAGAVAAVGALGFVGLLVPHLAFALFGAGLRVALPGAALLGAGVVCGADAAAQWLSRLLADMTDTDRLSVPTGALTTGVGAVLLLLVARRSREEGT; encoded by the coding sequence ATGAAGCGGCTGCTGATCCTCGCGCTCGCCGTCGTCGCCGTCGGCTGCGCCGACCTGGTCGCCGGACGCGCGCTCGGACCGTCCGACGTATGGCGGGTGCTCAGCGGCGGCGGCGACCCGCTCGCCCGGCACATCGTCCTCGAACTGCGGCTCCCCAGAACCCTGGTGGCGCTCGGGGCGGGCGCCTGCCTGGGACTCGCCGGAACCGTGCTGCAAGCCGCGCTGCGCAATCCGCTCGCCGGACCCGAGGTCACCGGGGTCACCCCGGGCGCGGTGCTCGGCGCGGTCGCCGCGACAGGACTCGGCCTCGCGGGCTGGGAGTCACCGGCCGCCGTGGTCGCCGCCGCCATGATCGGCGGCTTCGCCGGGGCGGGCCTGCTGTGGCTGCTCGCCGGACGGGAGGCGGACGACCCCGTAGGCACCGCCGTGTACGGCGTGCTCGTGTCGGCCGTGCTGTCCGGGCTCACCGCGATGGTGCTGCTCGTCGCACCGGGCGAACTGGGCAGCGTGGTCCAGTGGCTGGTCGGCTCCACGGAGGGCCGCGTATGGGACCACTGGACCTTGCTGTGGCCCTGGGCCCTTCTCTGGGCCCTGGCCGCCTGGACCCTCGCCGCCCCGCTGACCCTGCTGCGCTGCGGCGACGAACAGGCCGCGGCCCTGGGGCTGCGCACCGGCCCGGCCCGGGTGGCGGCCCTCGTCTGCGCGGTCGCGCTGACCGCGGGCGCGGTGGCGGCCGTCGGGGCGCTCGGCTTCGTGGGGCTCCTGGTGCCCCATCTGGCCTTCGCGCTGTTCGGCGCCGGACTGCGCGTCGCGCTGCCCGGCGCCGCGCTGCTCGGCGCGGGCGTGGTGTGCGGGGCGGACGCCGCGGCCCAGTGGCTGTCCCGGCTGCTGGCCGACATGACGGACACCGACCGGCTCAGCGTGCCCACCGGCGCGCTGACGACCGGCGTCGGCGCGGTGCTGCTGCTCCTGGTGGCGCGGCGGTCGAGGGAGGAGGGGACATGA
- the amiA gene encoding streptamidine family RiPP, protein MDQQSVFSPIADQSQLAHLSATHSNALVENPFDDAPVDGDADTEK, encoded by the coding sequence ATGGACCAGCAGAGCGTGTTCAGCCCGATCGCCGACCAGAGCCAGCTCGCCCACCTGTCCGCCACCCACTCCAACGCGCTCGTCGAGAACCCCTTCGACGACGCCCCGGTGGACGGCGACGCCGACACCGAGAAGTAG